The Lutra lutra chromosome 15, mLutLut1.2, whole genome shotgun sequence genome includes a region encoding these proteins:
- the LOC125086365 gene encoding olfactory receptor 6N2 — MEPHNHSSLAEFVLLGFPKVAHIKGWLFVLLLLAYLFTICGNTLIFLVIRLDAALHTPMYHFISILSFLELWYTATTIPKMLANLLSEKKTISFAGCLLQTYFFHSLGASECYLLTAMAYDRYLAICRPLHYPAIMTPALCGKMAVACWTCGFLCPISEVILVSQLPFCGYNEIQHIFCDFPPLLSLACKDTATNVLVDFAINAFIILITFLFIMVSYGRIIGAVLKIKTAAGRKKAFSTCASHLTVVLIFFGCIIFMYVRLRKSYSLTLDRTLAVVYSVLTPLVNPIIYSLRNKELIKAIGRTIFRKGGRASPTHH, encoded by the coding sequence ATGGAACCGCACAACCACTCGAGCTTGGCTGAGTTCGTGCTCCTCGGTTTCCCCAAAGTGGCCCACATCAAGGGCTGGCTTTTTGTCCTGCTGCTGTTGGCATACCTGTTCACTATCTGTGGTAACACGCTCATCTTCTTAGTCATACGACTGGACGCAGCCCTACACACCCCCATGTACCACTTCATCAGTATACTTTCCTTCCTGGAGCTTTGGTATACAGCCACCACCATCCCCAAGATGCTGGCCAATCTGCTAAGTGAGAAGAAGACCATTTCCTTTGCAGGATGCCTCCTTCAGACCTACTTCTTCCACTCCCTAGGGGCCTCTGAATGCTACCTTCTAACAGCCATGGCCTATGACCGATACCTGGCCATCTGCCGGCCCCTCCACTATCCCGCAATCATGACCCCGGCACTCTGTGGCAAGATGGCTGTTGCTTGTTGGACTTGTGGCTTCCTGTGTCCCATTTCTGAAGTCATCCTGGTGTCCCAGCTCCCCTTCTGTGGCTATAATGAAATTCAACACATCTTCTGTGACTTTCCACCTCTGCTGAGCCTGGCCTGCAAGGACACAGCCACTAATGTCCTTGTGGACTTTGCCATCAATGCCTTCATCATCCTTATCACCTTCCTCTTCATTATGGTTTCCTACGGAAGAATCATTGGTGCTgtcctgaaaataaaaacagccgCAGGGAGAAAGAAGGCCTTCTCCACGTGTGCCTCACACCTCACCGTGGTTCTCATCTTCTTTGGCTGCATCATCTTCATGTATGTGCGCCTAAGGAAGAGCTATTCTCTGACCCTTGACCGGACACTTGCTGTGGTCTACTCTGTACTGACACCACTGGTCAACCCAATCATCTACAGCCTTCGTAACAAGGAACTCATTAAGGCCATCGGGAGGACCATCTTCCGGAAAGGGGGGAGAGCCAGTCCCACTCACCACTGA